One segment of Neobacillus endophyticus DNA contains the following:
- the hisD gene encoding histidinol dehydrogenase, which translates to MKILKVDNTISIKRSIEAGTAEQQEVVKGVIANVRARGDEALREYTEIFDQVQLDHFSVCEKEIAEAYSQVDEQFVAIVREAAENIRTYHERQLRPSWMTTEENGTILGQKITPLDSVGVYVPGGTAAYPSSVLMNVIPAKVAGVKRIVMVSPPDKQGKLPAAVLVAAKEAGVKEIYKVGGSQAIAALAYGTETIASVDKITGPGNIYVALAKREVFGDVDIDMIAGPSEIAIIADETARANEVAADLLSQAEHDPRACSVLVTSSMQLAEEVATEVEKQLAVLPRREIAGRSIADYGAIYVASDLDEAVETVNQLAPEHLEVMTENPMALLGKIRHAGAIFIGRYSSEPVGDYFAGPNHVLPTNGTARFSSPLNVDDFQKKSSVIIYSETALKENGAKIAAFARMEGLEAHARAVEARFKSNGI; encoded by the coding sequence ATGAAGATCTTAAAAGTAGATAACACTATTTCGATCAAACGCTCGATTGAAGCAGGAACCGCCGAGCAGCAAGAGGTCGTTAAAGGAGTCATCGCGAATGTCCGCGCCCGTGGTGATGAGGCGCTAAGAGAGTATACGGAAATCTTTGATCAGGTACAGCTGGATCATTTCTCAGTTTGTGAAAAGGAAATCGCTGAGGCCTACAGCCAAGTAGATGAGCAATTCGTAGCAATCGTTCGAGAAGCAGCTGAAAATATTCGTACGTATCATGAAAGGCAGCTGCGCCCATCATGGATGACAACTGAAGAAAATGGCACCATCCTAGGGCAAAAAATAACCCCGCTTGATTCAGTAGGCGTGTATGTACCAGGCGGAACGGCAGCCTATCCGTCATCAGTATTGATGAACGTCATTCCGGCAAAGGTAGCAGGTGTTAAGCGAATTGTAATGGTATCCCCTCCGGATAAACAAGGAAAACTGCCGGCAGCCGTACTTGTTGCTGCCAAAGAGGCGGGTGTGAAGGAAATTTACAAAGTTGGCGGCTCCCAGGCGATTGCGGCGCTGGCCTATGGTACAGAAACAATTGCTTCGGTGGATAAAATAACCGGACCGGGAAATATTTATGTAGCACTGGCCAAACGTGAAGTTTTTGGCGATGTTGATATTGATATGATTGCTGGTCCTAGTGAGATTGCCATTATAGCAGATGAAACGGCAAGGGCAAATGAAGTAGCTGCCGATCTATTGTCTCAGGCCGAGCACGATCCAAGGGCTTGCAGTGTGCTAGTAACATCTTCTATGCAATTAGCTGAAGAAGTGGCAACAGAAGTGGAAAAGCAGCTTGCGGTCCTGCCGCGTCGAGAAATTGCCGGACGTTCTATCGCGGATTATGGCGCCATCTATGTTGCCTCAGACTTGGATGAAGCAGTAGAAACGGTTAATCAGCTGGCACCTGAACATTTAGAGGTTATGACGGAAAATCCAATGGCGCTGCTTGGAAAGATCCGCCATGCAGGAGCCATCTTTATTGGCCGCTATAGTTCAGAGCCTGTTGGCGATTACTTCGCCGGCCCGAATCACGTGCTGCCGACAAATGGCACTGCTCGCTTCTCCAGTCCCCTGAATGTGGATGATTTTCAGAAAAAATCCAGCGTGATTATTTATAGCGAAACCGCATTAAAGGAAAATGGGGCAAAAATCGCTGCTTTCGCACGGATGGAAGGCCTAGAAGCGCACGCCCGCGCCGTTGAAGCCCGCTTTAAAAGTAACGGAATATAG
- the hisG gene encoding ATP phosphoribosyltransferase, whose product MSEILTIAMPKGRIFEEAVVLLRKAGFQLPPEFDDSRKLIIDVPEEGFRFILAKPMDVATYVEHGVADVGIAGKDVLLEEERDVYELLDLKISYCYLAVAGLPDTKMNEVAPRVATKYPNVAEAYFREQGEQVEIIKLNGSIELAPIIGLSDRIVDIVSTGRTLKENGLVEYERIADVTSRLIVNPVSYRIKDMMIDQLVTRLHEVVAVEVY is encoded by the coding sequence ATGAGTGAGATACTGACAATTGCGATGCCGAAAGGGCGGATATTTGAAGAAGCCGTGGTTTTGCTGCGAAAAGCTGGCTTTCAGCTGCCACCGGAATTTGATGATTCCCGAAAACTAATCATCGATGTTCCTGAAGAAGGCTTCCGGTTTATTTTAGCCAAGCCGATGGATGTGGCTACTTACGTCGAGCACGGTGTTGCCGATGTCGGAATTGCCGGGAAGGACGTACTGCTTGAGGAAGAGCGCGATGTCTATGAGTTGCTCGATCTTAAAATTAGTTATTGTTATTTGGCTGTCGCAGGACTTCCAGATACAAAAATGAACGAAGTCGCTCCAAGAGTTGCAACAAAATATCCAAATGTGGCGGAAGCATATTTTCGTGAACAAGGTGAGCAGGTCGAAATTATTAAACTAAATGGATCCATTGAGCTTGCTCCGATTATCGGCCTTTCTGATCGGATTGTTGATATTGTTTCAACTGGAAGGACCTTAAAGGAAAACGGCTTAGTAGAATATGAAAGAATTGCTGATGTTACGTCAAGATTAATTGTCAATCCTGTCAGCTACCGAATTAAAGACATGATGATTGATCAATTAGTCACCCGTCTACATGAAGTAGTTGCTGTGGAGGTTTATTAA
- a CDS encoding ATP phosphoribosyltransferase regulatory subunit: protein MSRLFMFEKPLGMRDTLPELYDKKHRVRTSISETMKLWGYQFIETPTLEYYETVGAASAINDAQLFKLLDKEGHTLVLRPDMTAPIARVAASKLLEEDLPVRLAYSANVFRAQQREGGRPAEFEQIGVECLNEETVTCDGEVIALLISSLKKSGLAKFQVSIGHVGFAQELFMQILGTNGRATALRKFLYEKNYVGYREHVNSLQLSSIDKQRLLKLLQLRGGEEVLESAFEIIENGKGRDAIVELKELWAVIKDYGAEEHVKFDFSIVSHMSYYSGILFEAYAGNVGFPLGNGGRYSLIEKFGKKASATGFALRVDMLLEALGDIELDNNTHCIFFSQERRKEAFELARKMHEQGEKAVLQEISGVKNIDSFTKRYAQTTYLIGGRGDE from the coding sequence ATGAGTCGCTTATTTATGTTTGAAAAGCCATTAGGTATGCGGGATACACTGCCGGAGCTATATGATAAAAAGCACCGTGTCCGCACGTCTATATCTGAAACGATGAAACTTTGGGGGTACCAATTTATTGAAACTCCGACGTTAGAATACTATGAAACGGTAGGAGCAGCATCTGCCATAAATGATGCCCAGTTGTTTAAATTGCTTGATAAAGAAGGACATACTCTTGTGCTAAGGCCTGATATGACAGCTCCGATTGCCAGGGTAGCTGCTTCCAAGCTCCTAGAGGAAGATCTACCTGTAAGGTTAGCCTACTCTGCGAATGTTTTCCGAGCCCAGCAACGGGAAGGTGGTCGTCCTGCGGAGTTCGAACAGATCGGTGTTGAATGCTTGAATGAAGAAACGGTAACGTGTGATGGCGAAGTTATTGCGCTTCTCATTTCCTCACTAAAAAAATCCGGGCTGGCAAAGTTTCAAGTGTCCATTGGGCATGTGGGATTCGCACAGGAATTATTCATGCAAATCTTGGGAACGAATGGCCGAGCAACAGCGTTAAGGAAATTTTTATACGAAAAAAATTATGTCGGATATCGCGAACATGTTAACTCGCTGCAACTATCATCAATTGATAAACAACGATTGCTGAAGCTTCTTCAATTAAGAGGCGGAGAAGAAGTGCTTGAGAGTGCCTTTGAAATTATTGAAAACGGCAAAGGCAGAGATGCCATTGTAGAGCTGAAAGAGCTTTGGGCGGTTATCAAAGATTATGGGGCAGAAGAACATGTGAAATTTGATTTTTCTATTGTCAGCCATATGAGCTATTATTCCGGTATTTTATTCGAGGCTTACGCCGGCAATGTCGGCTTCCCGCTTGGAAATGGCGGACGCTACAGTTTGATTGAGAAGTTTGGAAAAAAAGCCAGCGCCACCGGATTTGCACTTAGGGTCGATATGCTGCTTGAAGCATTAGGTGACATCGAGCTTGATAATAACACACACTGCATTTTTTTCAGTCAGGAGCGGCGGAAGGAAGCATTTGAGTTAGCTAGAAAAATGCATGAGCAGGGTGAAAAAGCAGTGTTGCAGGAAATTTCAGGGGTTAAAAATATCGATTCTTTTACAAAAAGATATGCCCAGACTACCTATTTAATTGGAGGGCGCGGTGATGAGTGA
- a CDS encoding acyltransferase, translating into MRNTTRYPVEGANSLWHVYKTVPFWKVVKNFIVIQIARYTPFLGMKTWLYRTFLKVKVGEQTSFALMVMLDVMFPEKISVGRNTVIGYNTTILAHEYLIKEYRLGPVVIGNEVMIGANSTILPGVEIGDGAIVSAGTLVHKDVPAGSFVGGNPMQVIYTKEQLAERWANDIIYGEHFKEKLT; encoded by the coding sequence ATGAGGAATACCACCCGCTATCCTGTTGAAGGGGCTAACTCCCTCTGGCATGTCTACAAAACCGTGCCATTTTGGAAAGTTGTCAAAAATTTCATTGTGATTCAGATTGCCAGATATACACCATTTTTAGGGATGAAAACTTGGCTGTACCGTACGTTTCTAAAAGTGAAGGTCGGTGAGCAAACATCTTTCGCCCTTATGGTCATGCTCGATGTAATGTTTCCAGAAAAAATCAGTGTTGGTCGTAACACGGTCATCGGCTATAACACCACCATTCTTGCCCATGAATACTTGATTAAAGAATATCGCCTCGGTCCAGTTGTCATCGGCAATGAAGTCATGATCGGTGCCAATTCTACGATTCTTCCAGGAGTCGAAATCGGCGACGGTGCCATTGTATCGGCCGGGACGCTCGTTCATAAAGATGTACCCGCCGGTTCCTTCGTTGGAGGGAACCCGATGCAGGTAATTTACACAAAAGAACAGCTTGCCGAGCGCTGGGCAAATGACATAATTTATGGGGAGCATTTTAAAGAGAAGCTTACTTAA
- the ppaX gene encoding pyrophosphatase PpaX, translating into MVQNITTILFDLDGTLIDTNELIITTYLHTLEKYYPGKYSREDVLPFMGPTLHEAFGTVDPDRIEELVMEYRSFNIANHDALVREFPGVLETIKILHEKGYKLGVVTTKRYDVAMKGLRLMGLDSFFKVIIAMDHVSKVKPDPEPIFKALEPLGSAPEESLMVGDNYHDILAGKNAGTKTAGVAWSIKGREYIAKYEPDYILEHMPDLLTILGE; encoded by the coding sequence ATGGTCCAAAACATAACTACGATTTTATTTGATTTAGATGGAACGTTAATTGATACAAATGAATTAATTATTACCACTTATTTGCATACGCTTGAAAAATATTATCCTGGAAAATATAGCCGGGAGGATGTTTTGCCGTTTATGGGTCCAACCCTTCATGAAGCGTTTGGCACGGTTGATCCTGATCGGATAGAGGAATTGGTGATGGAATATAGGTCCTTTAATATTGCGAATCATGATGCGCTTGTACGGGAATTCCCAGGTGTTTTAGAAACGATAAAAATACTACATGAAAAAGGCTATAAGCTCGGAGTTGTTACAACTAAACGTTATGACGTAGCAATGAAGGGCCTTCGCCTAATGGGACTTGATTCTTTTTTTAAAGTAATCATTGCCATGGATCATGTTTCGAAAGTAAAGCCAGACCCTGAACCTATTTTTAAAGCATTGGAGCCGCTTGGTTCCGCACCTGAAGAATCCCTGATGGTCGGTGATAATTACCATGATATTTTAGCGGGGAAAAATGCAGGCACGAAAACAGCTGGGGTCGCCTGGTCCATTAAAGGCCGTGAATATATTGCCAAATATGAACCGGATTACATCTTGGAGCATATGCCAGACTTGCTAACCATCCTCGGGGAGTGA
- the lgt gene encoding prolipoprotein diacylglyceryl transferase, producing MNQTIHPLNPIAFSLGPIEVHWYGIIIGSGLALALFLAIREGTRRGLPKDTFADLMLWAIPIAIISARIYYVIFEWGYYKDHPADIPKIWNGGIAIHGALIGSVITTIIFARKRGISFWKITDIAAPSIILGQAIGRWGNFMNQEAHGGSTTRAFLESLHLPNFIVNQMYINGTYYQPTFLYESVWDFTGFILLLLLRRVNLRRGEMFLSYVIWYSIGRFFIEGMRTDSLMLTSSLRMAQVISLVLVLVALAILFYRRKKNLAAMRYQAQENQ from the coding sequence ATGAACCAAACAATTCATCCACTTAATCCCATTGCCTTTTCACTTGGTCCTATAGAAGTGCACTGGTATGGAATTATTATCGGATCAGGACTGGCATTAGCGTTATTTTTAGCCATTCGCGAAGGAACCCGCCGCGGCCTGCCAAAGGATACATTTGCTGACTTAATGCTATGGGCCATTCCGATTGCCATTATTTCTGCTCGGATATATTATGTTATTTTTGAGTGGGGCTATTATAAGGACCATCCAGCAGATATCCCGAAAATTTGGAATGGGGGCATCGCCATTCACGGGGCTCTGATCGGTTCCGTCATTACAACGATTATTTTTGCTAGAAAACGTGGAATCTCTTTTTGGAAAATAACAGATATTGCGGCACCAAGTATTATTCTTGGACAAGCCATAGGCCGTTGGGGAAATTTTATGAACCAGGAAGCACATGGCGGCTCAACAACGCGAGCATTTTTGGAAAGCCTGCACTTGCCGAATTTTATTGTCAATCAAATGTATATTAATGGTACCTATTATCAACCGACATTTTTATATGAATCGGTATGGGATTTTACCGGATTTATTCTGTTACTATTGCTTCGCCGGGTAAACCTTCGCCGCGGTGAAATGTTTCTATCCTATGTCATTTGGTATTCAATCGGCCGCTTCTTTATTGAAGGAATGAGAACAGACAGCTTAATGCTGACCTCCTCTCTTCGCATGGCCCAAGTTATTTCGCTTGTATTAGTTTTAGTGGCATTGGCGATTTTATTTTATCGCAGGAAAAAAAATCTAGCTGCAATGCGCTATCAGGCACAGGAAAATCAATAG
- the hprK gene encoding HPr(Ser) kinase/phosphatase, translated as MSKVRTKDILDKFQLELISGEEGINRPITTSDISRPGIEMAGYFEYYPAERIQLLGKTELSFYNGLPDKDKALRMEQLCTDITPAIIVTRDLEVPPELIEASERESVPVLRVTMKTTRFSSRLTNFLESKLAPTTAIHGVLVDVYGIGVLITGKSGVGKSETALELVKRGHRLVADDCVEIRQEDQDTLVGTSPELIEHLLEIRGLGIINVMTLFGAGAVRSNKRITLVINLETWDAKKQYDRLGLDEEKMKIIDTEITKLTVPVRPGRNLAVIIEVASMNYRLKRMGVNAAQQFTERLSDVIEDADHE; from the coding sequence TTGTCAAAGGTACGAACGAAAGATATTCTGGACAAATTTCAGCTGGAATTAATCAGCGGTGAAGAGGGGATTAACCGCCCCATTACAACAAGCGATATTTCCCGGCCGGGAATCGAAATGGCCGGCTATTTTGAATATTACCCTGCGGAACGCATCCAACTGCTCGGGAAAACAGAACTTAGCTTCTATAATGGGCTGCCAGATAAGGACAAGGCATTAAGAATGGAGCAATTATGTACCGATATTACCCCGGCAATTATCGTGACGAGAGATTTGGAGGTTCCACCAGAGTTAATTGAGGCTTCAGAGCGGGAATCTGTGCCTGTTCTGAGAGTAACCATGAAAACCACCCGCTTTTCAAGCCGGCTCACGAACTTTTTAGAGAGCAAATTGGCACCGACAACGGCCATTCATGGTGTATTGGTTGACGTTTACGGAATTGGTGTATTAATTACCGGAAAAAGCGGTGTTGGTAAAAGTGAAACAGCTTTGGAGCTGGTAAAACGAGGCCACCGGCTTGTCGCCGATGACTGTGTGGAAATCCGACAGGAAGACCAGGATACATTGGTGGGGACATCTCCGGAATTAATTGAGCATTTGCTGGAAATCCGCGGTTTAGGCATTATCAATGTCATGACACTTTTTGGTGCAGGTGCAGTCAGAAGCAATAAACGGATTACACTTGTGATCAATTTGGAAACCTGGGATGCTAAAAAGCAGTATGACCGCTTAGGTTTAGATGAAGAAAAAATGAAAATTATAGATACCGAAATTACCAAGTTAACAGTACCTGTACGACCTGGCCGAAACCTAGCCGTTATTATCGAGGTAGCGTCAATGAATTACCGCCTGAAACGCATGGGCGTCAATGCGGCACAGCAATTTACCGAGCGTCTTTCAGATGTCATTGAAGATGCAGATCATGAATAG
- a CDS encoding phage holin family protein produces MRWLMGCLINAVLFMALAGYFKESFYIAGFWAALQASILLSILNVLVRPLLILFTLPVTLLTMGLFLFVINGITLELTDYLMGYSFEIHGFGMALLFSVLMSLFNLVIQKTLLEPTRRKRK; encoded by the coding sequence ATGAGATGGTTAATGGGATGTTTAATTAATGCAGTTTTATTTATGGCACTTGCCGGATATTTTAAAGAGAGCTTTTATATCGCAGGATTTTGGGCTGCACTTCAAGCGAGCATTCTATTATCCATTCTCAATGTGCTGGTACGACCGCTTTTAATCCTATTTACCCTCCCAGTCACACTGCTCACTATGGGGCTGTTTCTGTTTGTGATTAATGGGATCACACTGGAGCTGACCGATTACCTGATGGGATATTCTTTTGAAATACACGGTTTTGGCATGGCACTGTTATTTTCAGTGCTCATGTCACTCTTTAATCTGGTGATTCAAAAAACCCTCCTTGAACCTACAAGGAGAAAGAGAAAATAA
- a CDS encoding DUF4097 family beta strand repeat-containing protein, translated as MREERKRILKMVEEGKLTVDEGLTLLEELEKAERTMEQKQEQIIHELSTAVRFEEAKKEDQRSAKYQSTKEKIFEFVDSALKKIKDFDFDLNFGQSVEITHIFQHGNADVKDIEIDVANGSVKLVAWDQPDVRVECQAKVYRVENQDQARQNFLRDVTFSVDGQKMRFLTQQKWMKVESVIFVPKSQYDNVRIRMFNGPITGDALNVQDLKVKTANGKIRLDEINGKKAEVETANGKIKVKAGTLEELEAETINGSIHIDGDFKKAEIQSFNGNLTLDLNGNSCEWLHTKTTTGTIDLMIPEGIPVSGELKTNLGGFNLKLVGVQILEEKSEMIQKSIRFQSVNHPDKMLKIYAETKTGSVTVQKPNE; from the coding sequence ATGAGAGAGGAACGTAAACGGATTTTAAAAATGGTGGAAGAAGGTAAATTGACAGTTGATGAGGGATTAACGCTATTGGAGGAACTGGAAAAAGCAGAGCGAACGATGGAGCAAAAGCAGGAACAAATCATCCACGAACTCTCTACTGCTGTTCGCTTTGAGGAAGCGAAAAAAGAAGACCAGCGTAGTGCCAAATATCAGTCAACTAAAGAAAAGATTTTTGAATTTGTCGATTCAGCCCTGAAAAAAATCAAAGACTTTGACTTTGATCTTAATTTCGGGCAGTCCGTTGAAATTACTCATATATTCCAACATGGCAATGCCGATGTAAAAGATATCGAAATTGATGTAGCCAATGGTTCTGTAAAACTCGTTGCTTGGGATCAGCCAGATGTGCGAGTGGAGTGTCAGGCTAAGGTTTACCGTGTGGAAAATCAGGACCAAGCACGGCAAAACTTTTTGCGGGATGTCACCTTTTCAGTGGACGGGCAGAAGATGCGCTTTTTAACACAACAAAAATGGATGAAGGTAGAATCGGTTATCTTTGTTCCAAAATCCCAATATGATAATGTCCGTATCCGTATGTTTAATGGTCCTATTACAGGAGACGCTCTTAATGTTCAGGATCTAAAGGTAAAAACCGCCAATGGGAAAATCAGACTTGACGAAATAAATGGCAAAAAAGCAGAGGTCGAAACCGCCAACGGGAAAATTAAGGTCAAAGCTGGTACACTTGAGGAACTGGAAGCTGAAACGATCAATGGCTCAATTCATATCGACGGTGATTTTAAAAAGGCTGAAATTCAATCCTTTAATGGGAATCTGACATTGGATCTGAATGGAAATAGTTGTGAATGGCTTCATACGAAAACAACAACAGGAACCATTGACCTGATGATTCCGGAGGGAATTCCGGTTAGCGGCGAACTGAAAACGAATTTGGGCGGCTTTAATTTGAAACTTGTGGGTGTACAGATTTTGGAAGAGAAAAGTGAAATGATTCAAAAATCAATCCGCTTTCAATCTGTGAACCATCCTGATAAAATGTTAAAGATCTATGCAGAAACGAAAACCGGTTCTGTGACAGTTCAAAAGCCGAATGAGTAA
- the uvrA gene encoding excinuclease ABC subunit UvrA: MAMEKLIVKGARANNLKNIDVTIPRDKLVVLTGLSGSGKSSLAFDTIYAEGQRRYVESLSAYARQFLGQMDKPDVDAIEGLSPAISIDQKTTSRNPRSTVGTVTEIYDYLRLLYARIGHPTCPNHGIEISSQTIEQMVDRIMEYPERTKMQILAPVVSGRKGTHVKVFEDIKKQGFVRVRVDGEMMDLSDDIELEKNKKHSIEVVVDRIVVKEGVSARVADSLETALGLGEGKVIVDVIGEEELMFSENHACPICGFSIGELEPRMFSFNSPFGACPDCDGLGSKLEVDVDLVIPNKELTLKQHAIAPWEPTSSQYYPQLLEAVCKHYGTDMNIPVKDIPENQLEKILYGSGTDKIYFRYENDFGQLREGYIEFEGVIRNVERRYKETSSDFIREQMEKYMGQKHCPACKGHRLKKESLAVLINGRHVSQVTNLSIEEALSFFAGLELSEKERQIARLILREINERLGFLVNVGLDYLSLSRTAGTLSGGEAQRIRLATQIGSRLTGVLYILDEPSIGLHQRDNDRLIGTLQNMRDIGNTLIVVEHDEDTMLAADYLIDIGPGAGVHGGDVISAGTPEEVMADPNSLTGQYLSGKKFIPLPLDRRKSDGRYVEIKGASENNLKNVNVKFPLGVFIAVTGVSGSGKSTLINEILHKSLAQKLNNAKTKPGEFKSIKGIDYLEKVIDIDQSPIGRTPRSNPATYTGVFDDIRDVFSATNEAKVRGYKKGRFSFNVKGGRCEACRGDGIIKIEMHFLPDVYVPCEVCHGKRYNRETLEVKYKGKNISDVLDMTVEDAVKFFENIPKISRKLQTIYDVGLGYIKLGQPATTLSGGEAQRVKLASELHRRSTGKSFYILDEPTTGLHVDDISRLLVVLQRLVENGDTVLVIEHNLDVIKAVDYIVDLGPEGGDKGGTIIATGTPEKVAEVPESYTGKYLKPILERDRQRMKQQIEDQEISVKS, from the coding sequence ATGGCAATGGAAAAATTGATTGTAAAAGGTGCAAGAGCCAACAATTTAAAAAATATTGATGTTACCATCCCAAGAGATAAGCTGGTGGTGTTGACGGGGCTTTCCGGTTCAGGAAAGTCCTCGCTCGCGTTTGATACAATTTACGCAGAAGGGCAGCGCCGCTATGTCGAATCCTTATCAGCATATGCCCGGCAATTTCTTGGGCAAATGGATAAACCAGATGTCGATGCGATTGAGGGTTTGTCCCCAGCTATTTCGATCGACCAAAAAACAACAAGCCGTAACCCTCGTTCAACTGTCGGAACGGTAACGGAAATCTATGATTATTTACGTTTATTATATGCTAGAATCGGGCACCCAACCTGTCCAAATCATGGCATCGAAATCTCATCGCAAACGATTGAACAGATGGTGGACCGAATTATGGAATACCCCGAGCGAACGAAAATGCAAATCCTTGCTCCTGTTGTTTCGGGCCGTAAAGGCACCCATGTAAAAGTATTCGAAGATATTAAAAAGCAAGGTTTTGTCCGCGTACGTGTCGATGGCGAGATGATGGACCTCAGCGACGATATTGAACTTGAAAAAAATAAAAAGCACTCGATTGAAGTAGTAGTCGACCGGATTGTTGTCAAAGAAGGAGTTTCTGCACGTGTAGCTGATTCTCTTGAAACTGCGTTGGGCCTTGGAGAAGGAAAGGTTATCGTCGATGTCATTGGCGAGGAAGAGCTGATGTTTAGCGAAAACCACGCCTGTCCGATCTGCGGTTTTTCCATAGGAGAATTGGAACCCCGGATGTTTTCCTTTAATAGTCCATTCGGCGCCTGTCCGGACTGTGACGGCCTTGGTTCCAAGCTGGAAGTAGACGTGGATCTCGTGATTCCGAATAAAGAGTTAACTTTGAAACAGCATGCGATTGCCCCTTGGGAACCTACAAGCTCTCAGTACTATCCTCAGCTTTTAGAGGCAGTTTGCAAACATTATGGGACAGACATGAATATACCTGTCAAAGATATTCCAGAGAATCAGCTTGAAAAAATTCTCTACGGCTCGGGCACGGATAAAATCTATTTCCGCTATGAAAATGATTTTGGCCAGCTCCGGGAAGGGTATATTGAATTTGAGGGCGTTATCCGCAATGTTGAGCGCCGCTACAAAGAAACAAGTTCTGACTTCATTCGTGAGCAAATGGAAAAATATATGGGTCAAAAGCATTGCCCTGCATGTAAAGGCCACAGGCTGAAAAAAGAAAGTCTGGCAGTACTCATAAATGGAAGGCATGTAAGCCAAGTGACAAATCTTTCGATAGAAGAAGCACTTAGTTTTTTTGCTGGACTTGAGCTTTCTGAAAAAGAAAGGCAGATTGCAAGACTGATTTTGCGGGAAATAAATGAACGTCTCGGATTCCTAGTAAATGTCGGCCTTGATTATTTATCATTAAGCAGGACAGCAGGAACCCTTTCTGGAGGAGAAGCCCAAAGGATTCGTTTGGCCACACAAATTGGGTCGCGTCTGACAGGAGTTCTCTATATTTTGGATGAACCTTCCATTGGACTGCATCAGCGGGACAATGACCGATTAATCGGCACCCTGCAAAACATGCGCGATATCGGAAATACGCTGATCGTTGTCGAACATGACGAAGATACCATGCTCGCAGCCGACTACTTAATTGACATTGGTCCGGGTGCAGGCGTGCACGGAGGAGATGTGATTTCCGCTGGTACCCCTGAGGAGGTTATGGCAGATCCCAATTCATTAACAGGCCAATACTTATCAGGAAAGAAATTCATACCGCTGCCGCTTGACCGCCGAAAATCAGACGGCCGTTATGTCGAAATTAAAGGCGCATCAGAGAACAATTTAAAAAATGTCAATGTGAAGTTCCCATTAGGGGTATTTATTGCCGTGACAGGTGTTTCAGGTTCAGGAAAAAGTACCCTCATTAATGAGATTCTTCATAAATCTCTAGCTCAAAAATTGAACAATGCTAAAACAAAGCCAGGAGAATTCAAAAGCATCAAGGGAATTGATTATTTAGAAAAAGTCATTGATATTGACCAGTCCCCAATCGGCCGGACACCGCGTTCCAACCCGGCAACATATACGGGTGTTTTTGATGATATTCGTGATGTATTCTCTGCCACAAATGAAGCAAAGGTTCGCGGCTACAAAAAAGGCCGTTTCAGTTTCAATGTGAAAGGCGGACGCTGTGAAGCCTGCCGTGGGGACGGTATCATAAAAATTGAAATGCACTTTTTACCAGATGTGTATGTGCCGTGTGAAGTATGCCATGGGAAGCGTTATAACCGTGAAACGCTTGAAGTAAAATATAAAGGGAAAAATATTTCCGATGTTCTTGATATGACGGTTGAAGATGCTGTAAAATTTTTCGAAAATATTCCAAAAATAAGCCGCAAGCTTCAGACCATTTATGATGTAGGCCTCGGTTACATTAAGCTTGGTCAGCCTGCAACGACCTTATCAGGCGGAGAAGCCCAGCGTGTAAAACTGGCATCTGAACTGCACCGCCGCTCTACTGGAAAGTCGTTCTACATTTTGGATGAACCGACAACTGGGCTTCATGTGGACGATATTTCTCGGTTGCTCGTTGTTCTGCAGCGCCTGGTTGAAAATGGCGATACTGTTTTGGTAATCGAACACAATCTGGATGTTATTAAGGCTGTTGATTATATTGTTGATTTAGGACCTGAAGGGGGCGATAAAGGCGGGACCATAATTGCTACCGGCACACCGGAAAAGGTTGCTGAAGTTCCCGAGTCGTACACTGGAAAGTACTTAAAGCCTATTCTCGAACGCGATCGTCAGCGTATGAAACAGCAAATTGAAGATCAGGAAATAAGTGTAAAGAGCTAA